AGCCCAGCATATTCATCAGTGTGGATTTTCCCGAGCCGGAATGCCCGATGATCGCCACATATTCCCCCCGGTCAATGGTGAGGTTCACATGATCCAGCGCACGCACTTCGTTCTCTCCGGGATTATAAATCTTACACATATCTTTGATCGTAATCAGTCCCATTCCCCTGCCTCCATCGTCATTACACACTCTTTTCACCTGTATTATTACATTAATACAATAAGATAAATAGTTTTATTTGTCAACTCCATATCCATTTATTTTTGCAGACAATTTTTATGACATAAAAAACCTGCCTGTATGAATATGACTGTTCTCTATCCGCATCTGACTATAAGAAAAATTTCTTTAGGACTTCCTTGCACAATTCTTAAGATTTTCTAAATTCAAATAAAAAAAGATCCCCTCTTTACAGGTTGGTTCCGTTTTTCAGAACAAACCCGCAAAAAGGGGATCTGCTGTATTTTTCAGCAATCATTATGAAAATTATCTTCTTCCTTTCAGAATCGGACTGATGTGCTTGTAGAGCAGCATGGTGATCACGGACACCAACACCACCTTCAGCAGATTGAAGGGTGCCACGCACAGGAGTGCAAAGCCTGCCATGCTGTTGATGGAGGAATGAATCGCTGCCGCCATATCCACAAACGCAGACACCGGCATGCCAAATGCCTTGCCGTAGGCCGGAAGCAGAATGAATACATTGATAAAGCAGGAGGCAACGATCATGATGATGCCGCCGGTGGCCAGACCGATCATGGCAGTTTTCTTGGATTTCTTATGCTTGTAGATCAGCGCTGCCGGAAGGACAAACGCCACACCGATGATAAAGTTGCCGATCTCGCCGACAAAAGCGGTGATCGTTCCATTGATGACCAGGTTCAGCAGGATCTTGATGGCCTCGATGATCACGCCGGCCCAGGGCCCCAGGGCAAATGCACCGATGAGCACCGGCACCTCGCTGAAATCCAGCTCATAAAACGGCGGTGCGATAAAAGGCAGCGGGAACTCAAATAACATGAGTACCACTGCGATTGCTGAAAGCATGGCGATCTCTACCATTGTTCTTGTTTTTTCACTTCTCATATGTCCCATCTCCTCATGATTTTGTGACGGGTTCCTCAGTTTTCTTTCATCCACCTGATAAATTTTGGCAAAAGAAAAGCCCCGGCGTTCCACCGGGGCGAATCAACATGGGTAATATCTGCGTTCTGTCGATCACTTGTACGAGCCTGCCAGACGCAGTGCCCGTAAATCCATCACAACGCAAATGCTCCACGCTCTTCTCTCATCCAGACTGTACTGTCGGTTTTGGAATTGCACCAAATCAATCGCTTGCGCGAGTCGCGGACTGTCACCGCCGGTCGGGAATTGCACCCTGCCCCGAAGAACCTGTACTATTTGTATTTATCTTACGCTATTTTTTCCAAGTTGTCAACTACAGCATACGCACATACGAGCGAGCTACAGTTCACTCGCGCCATTCGCAAAACCGCATCTGCGATGCTCTCCGCTGCTGCGCAGCTCATTTTTGCTCATGATATACATGTACGAGTGAACTATTTGCCTAACTTCATGGTCAAAGAGATCCTCTTTTTCTGCAGATCCACGTCCAGGATCTTAACCTCCACGATGTCGCCTACGCTGACTGCTTCCAGCGGATGCTTGATGTAGCGATCGGTCATCTGGGAAATGTGCACCAGGCCGTCCTGATGGACGCCGATGTCCACAAAGGCGCCGAAATCAATGACGTTGCGGACAGTGCCTTTCAGGATCATGCCCGGCTTCAGATCCTTCATTTCCAGCACATCTGTGCGCAGAATCGGCTTGGGCATCTCTTCCCTCGGGTCACGTCCCGGTTTTTCCAGTTCTTTGGCAATGTCCATCAGGGTGATGTCGCCGATCTCCAGCTCTTTGGAAAGATTTTTGCTGCGGCCCGCCAGCATGACAATGCCGGTCAGATTGCCTTTTTCCACACCCTCCGGGCTGTAACCCAGCTTGGACAGCAGCTTTGTAGCCGCATCATAGCTCTCCGGGTGCACACTGGTGGCATCCAGCGGATTGTCCCCGCCGGTGATGCGAAGGAATCCTGCGCACTGTTCAAAAGCCTTCGGCCCCAGCTTGCCCACTTTTAACAGCTGTCTGCGGTTGGTGAATCGGCCATTGGCCTCCCGGTACGCCACAATATTTTTTGCGATGGGCTTGGAAATGCCGGAAATATACTCCAGCAGGGAGGCAGAGGCGGTGTTCAGATCCACGCCTACCCGGTTCACGCAGTCCTCCACCACGCCGGTAAGGGCTTCGCTCAATTTCTTCTGGTTCATGTCATGCTGGTACTGACCCACGCCGATGGACTTGGGATCGATCTTTACCAGCTCCGCCAGCGGATCCTGGAGACGGCGGGCGATGGATGCCGCACTTCTCTGGCCCACATCAAAGTTGGGGAACTCCTCTGTGGCCAGCTTGCTGGCAGAGTACACCGATGCCCCTGCCTCATTGACGATGGCATAGGAAACCGGCTCGTTGATCTCTT
Above is a window of Oscillospiraceae bacterium NTUH-002-81 DNA encoding:
- a CDS encoding ECF transporter S component — its product is MRSEKTRTMVEIAMLSAIAVVLMLFEFPLPFIAPPFYELDFSEVPVLIGAFALGPWAGVIIEAIKILLNLVINGTITAFVGEIGNFIIGVAFVLPAALIYKHKKSKKTAMIGLATGGIIMIVASCFINVFILLPAYGKAFGMPVSAFVDMAAAIHSSINSMAGFALLCVAPFNLLKVVLVSVITMLLYKHISPILKGRR